A window of Hydrogenophilus thermoluteolus genomic DNA:
GCCGACGTGATTCGCGGCAAGCCCGTTGCCGAGGCGCTCAACATCCTCGAGTTCATGCCTCAGAAAGGGGCGAAGATCATCAAAAAAGCGTTGCTTTCGGCGATTGCCAACGCCGAGCACAACGATGGCGCCGACATCGACGCCCTCAAAGTGGTCCGCATCCACGTCGAGAAAGGCTTTGTGTTGAAGCGCTTCGCTGCGCGCGCCAAAGGGCGCGGGACTCGGATCTTGAAGCCGACGTCGCATATCTATGTGACCGTGGGCGAGTAAGGAGAAGCATCGATGGGACAGAAGATTCATCCAACCGGCTTTCGCCTCGCGGTCACGCGCGATTGGGTCTCGCGTTGGTATGCGCCGAGTAAAGCGTTTGCACCGACGCTCCAAGCCGACGTCGCGCTGCGCCGCTATCTCAAAGAGCGTCTCAAGCATGCGGCAGTGAGCCGGATCGTGATCGAGCGCCCGGCCAAAGCGGCAAAAATCACGATTCATACCGCTCGCCCAGGGGTTGTGATCGGCAAGAAAGGCGAGGACATCGAAAAGCTGCGTCAAGAGGTTTCCGAACGCTTGGGTATTCCTGCCCAGGTCTCGATCGAAGAGGTGCGCAAGCCGGAACTCGACGCGCAATTGGTCGCCGAGTCGATCGCCAATCAGCTCGAAAAGAGGATCCAGTTCCGCCGAGCGATGAAGCGCGCGATGCAAAGCGCGATGCGCTTGGGCGCCAAGGGGATCAAGGTGATGACCTCGGGGCGACTGAACGGGGCGGAGATTGCCCGTTCGGAATGGTATCGCGAGGGTCGTGTGCCGCTGCACACGTTGCGCGCCGACATCGATTACGGATTTGCGGAAGCGCGTACCACCTATGGGGTGATTGGCGTCAAGGTATGGATTTACAAAGGGGACGTGCTCAATCGTAACCAGTCGCCCGTTGCGGCGTCCTCTGAAGAACCGCGCAAATCGCGCCGTGCTACACGGGAAAACACGCGTCGTGCTCGGGCTGGCCGCGCGTCGGCAAAATCGGGAGTGAACCATGCTGCAACCGAAACGAACTAAGTATCGTAAGGTCCAGAAAGGGCGCAACAAAGGGATCGCTACGCGCGGGACCGAGGTCTCGTTCGGAGAGTTCGGTTTGAAAGCCGTTGGGCGTGGTCGCCTTACGGCACGTCAGATCGAAGCGGCACGTCGCGCGATGACCCGCCACATCAAACGGGGTGGTCGCATCTGGATCCGAGTCTTTCCGGACAAGCCAATCACGCAAAAACCGGCAGAGGTTCGGATGGGTAGCGGTAAAGGGAACCCCGAGTATTGGGTTGCGGAGATCCAACCGGGCAAAGTCCTCTATGAGATGGCCGGGGTCAGTGAAGAGTTGGCGCGTGAAGCGTTTCGCCTTGCCGCAGCGAAGTTGCCGTTCCGGACGATCGTCGTAACCCGACGGTTGGGGAGCTAAACATGAAAGCAAAGGATTTGAGAGAGAAATCGGTAGCCGAATTGAAAGAGGAGTTGCTGTCGTTGCGTAAAGCGCAATTCTCTTTGCGGATGCAGCTTGCAACACAGCAGCTCAGCAATACGGCGCAGATGCGCGCAGTGAAACGGGATATCGCGCGCGTCAAAACCGTGCTGGCAGAGAAAGGGGTACGGACATGACCGGGAATCAAGGGGAAAAAAACCGTCGCCGGTTGCAAGGGAAGGTGATTTCCACGGCCAGGCAGAAGACGGTGACGGTGTTGGTCGAACGCCGTGAAGCGCACCCGCTCT
This region includes:
- the rpsC gene encoding 30S ribosomal protein S3, producing the protein MGQKIHPTGFRLAVTRDWVSRWYAPSKAFAPTLQADVALRRYLKERLKHAAVSRIVIERPAKAAKITIHTARPGVVIGKKGEDIEKLRQEVSERLGIPAQVSIEEVRKPELDAQLVAESIANQLEKRIQFRRAMKRAMQSAMRLGAKGIKVMTSGRLNGAEIARSEWYREGRVPLHTLRADIDYGFAEARTTYGVIGVKVWIYKGDVLNRNQSPVAASSEEPRKSRRATRENTRRARAGRASAKSGVNHAATETN
- the rpmC gene encoding 50S ribosomal protein L29; amino-acid sequence: MKAKDLREKSVAELKEELLSLRKAQFSLRMQLATQQLSNTAQMRAVKRDIARVKTVLAEKGVRT
- the rplV gene encoding 50S ribosomal protein L22, translating into MKTTRAVIRGVRLSPQKGRLVADVIRGKPVAEALNILEFMPQKGAKIIKKALLSAIANAEHNDGADIDALKVVRIHVEKGFVLKRFAARAKGRGTRILKPTSHIYVTVGE
- the rplP gene encoding 50S ribosomal protein L16, whose product is MLQPKRTKYRKVQKGRNKGIATRGTEVSFGEFGLKAVGRGRLTARQIEAARRAMTRHIKRGGRIWIRVFPDKPITQKPAEVRMGSGKGNPEYWVAEIQPGKVLYEMAGVSEELAREAFRLAAAKLPFRTIVVTRRLGS